In the genome of Bacteroidota bacterium, the window TTCGCTGAAGGTGCTGGTCTCGACCACGGGCAACAACGTGGGTGACTTCACGCATCAACTCGGGTACTTCCGCATACCGGGCCCGGTGGGTTCGTGGCACCGGTTTGGCGTGAACCTGTCGCAGTTTGCAGGACAGAACATCTACATTGCCATCAACTACTACATCGTCAATGGCGGCCCGAACGGTGACAATTCGGACAACGTGTGGGCAGACCACGTGATTGTGACCGGCACGCCGATCGGCTTCTTTGACGATTTCGAGAGCTACACGGTTGGCCAGCAGTTGGTTGCTCAGAATCCGACTGACTGGACGACATGGTCGGGTCCTGGCGGTACGGCGGAAGATCCGTTCATTTCCAGTGCGCAGGCCTTCAGCGGCACGAAGTCGGTGGTGATTGTCACGAACAACGACCTCGTCAAGCTGCTTGGGAATGACACAACCGGCGTGCATGAAATCTCCTTCCGGTTCTTTGTGCCGAACACCAAGGCAGGCTACTTCAACACACTGGCTACGTTCACACCACCCAGCACATTCAACTGGGGTATGGAAGCGTACTTCGACTCGACCGGCAACGGCAGACTGTTTGCCGGATCGGCGACGGCGGTTCCGTTCACCTACACACGGAATGCGTGGCAGGAAGCGAAGGTGGTGGTGAATCTGACCATCGACTCGGCGCGGTTTGTCCTGAATGGCAACACGATCCGGACATGGCGGTGGACGGCGGGAGCATCGGGCGGAACAAGTCCGAAGCGTCTGGCGGCCAACGACTTCTTCGGTGCCACGGCGTGGGATCAGATGTACATGGATGACTACCGCTACCGCCCCGGTACGTGGACGGGTGTGGAAGAGCAGCCGCAGCCGGGTATTCCCGAGACCTATGCGTTGATGCAGAACTATCCGAACCCGTTCAACCCGACGACGACGATCCAGTATGCGTTGCCGACGGCCTCGACGGTATCGTTGAAGATCTACAACATCTTAGGTCAGGAAGTAGCAACGTTGGTGGATCAGGTGCAGACTGCGGGCTACCACACGGCAGTGTGGAACGGCCGCAATCAGTACGGCTCACAGGTTGCCACGGGCGTCTACTTCTACCGCATCGAAGCCAAAGCCTCCGACGGCTCGGCTCCTTTCACCAATCTCAAGAAGATGTTGCTGGTGAAGTAAGGATAAACAAAATGGATTTGACAACTTAGCCGAATCCACCGTAACGAAAGACCCCGCCCGCCGAAAGGTGAGCGGGGTCTTTGTGTTTCTTGTCCATTTTGATATATTGGCGTTGAAGTCTCCCCGGCAATAGTTTCACGTATCCTTCGGGAAATTCACAATGAAGAAGTTAGCCTTTTTCTTTCTTCCGCTACTCATCATCGGGTTTGACAATCTCGTCCATGCGGGGAATCCCCATGCGGTATATCTGTACGAAGGGTTCAACGGAAGCGGTATCCCCGCAGGCTGGACGCAGTTCAGAATATCGGGAACTCAAGCGCTCTGGAGCATCGTTGGCGTCGGATCGAACCCGACGGTTCCACCCTACGCAGGATCGGGACAGGCAAAATTCAACTCATTCGATGCGCCGGCGGGCGAACAGGCCAGACTTGTTTCGCCGGCAATCAATCTCTCAACATCCGTCGATCCCTTCCTCACGTTCTATCTGTATCATGACGATGAATATATTTCATCCCGTGATTCCATCTATGTCGAGATCTCAACAGCAGATTCCGTCACCGGACCTTGGACCCCGTTGCTCGGCGCACGACGGCCGAGAAGTATCGAGGGTTGGAGTAACGAGCTCGTTTCGCTGTATGCGTATCGCGGCATAAACCGGGTTTTTCTCTCCTTGCGCGGTGTAAGCAAATACGGCAACAATATGTTTGCGGATGAATTCCGAATTGCAGACTCGTCATTTCATGATATTGGAGTATCGGACCTTCTTCCCGACAACATCCCGACTACACAGCCGCATGTCTCTGTGTTGAGTTCTTTTTCCGATTCGCGCACAGCCATTTCCGCCAACGTGAAAAGTATAGCACGATACGAAGAACAACTTCCGGTGGTTGCTCTTCCCTTTTCTCCCCAACTCAACATCAAAGCAATTGTTCAGAATCGCGGTACGTTCACAGAACCTTCTTATGCCGTGGGATGGCGCGTGAATGATACACAGCAGTCACCGGCGACGGGCGGAGTTCTTGAACCCCGTTTCGGCCGCGATACCGTGACATTCGTGTGGAATGATCCGACACCCGGCATTCATACCTTGACGGCGTGGACAATTCTTTCAGTTGATTCGAACCGCTCGAACGATACAGCACGCATGACGTTTCAGGTTCTCGAACCGGGAACGATATTCTACGAATCGTTCAATGCGGGCGCATTTCCCCCGGCGGGCTGGAGTGTGATCAACAGGGACGGCGGACTTCTTGCTCCCTGGTTCCGCGGTGCGGACACATCGGCATTCCCCGGATTTGAAGGAAGCGGATTTGCAGCAAACAATTTCCAACGCGCCAACGGAACGTATCTCGACGATTATCTCATAACACCACCGGTTGCGGGCGTGGGTCAACCAGGATTGGTGGATTCTCTTGTGTTCCGGACGCGATCGCAATTCAACCAACCTCCGGCCGCTAATTTCCCGGATTCGCTGATGATACTTGTATCAACCTCGGGTGCAGACACATCACATTTCACCATTCTGCTTGACTATTTTTCCGTCCCAAAAACGGAATGGACCCGAAAGGCATATTCGCTCTCACATCACGTGCCTGCAAACTCGACGGTACGCGTTGCTTTCCGTTATCTTCTGCATGATGTCCAGGCAACAACCGGCAGCGGCGACTTTGTCGGTATTGATGCCGTGCAGGTCATCCGCAGCCTCCCGGCTTCGGTTCCAAATACACGGCAGGGTGCTCAAGTATTTGTTCTGGAGCAAAACTATCCCAACCCCTTCAACCCAAGCACAACGATCCGATTCAGCATACCACAAAACGGAGAAGTAGAGTTGAAAGTATTTGATCTACTCGGGCACGAAGTGGCAACATTGGTAAGCGAGCATCTTGAATCAGGGCTTCATCAAGCGCATTTCAATGCATCCAATCTTGCGTCGGGCGTGTATTTCTATCGGTTGAAGCAAGAAACACGTCATATAACCAGAATCATGACATTGTTGAAATAAGGTACAGCCTCATCCTTCGAGTTTCAAAACACTCTTGACTTTTGGAATGCGGTTTTGTAGGTTCATGAGTGTAAGATGTCACTTTTCTTTCCACTGCAACACCTGTTCTCTGTTGTTCCTAGCCGGACTTCTTCCTACATCGTGTAACGATAGACCGTTCAGCACCCTGCAGGAATCTCATACATTTTGACAAAGCCAAGTAAGGAGGTGACGGACACTAATTCCTTTTGAATCGCTTCGAGTTTGAAGTCTTTACATCTACCCACATCATCAGGGCGTGGAGGACCCTCATCAAGTACATATTCCATAACTTCCGCCGCCAAGGCAGAAAATAATCCAACCAATCCAAAAGGAGGCTATATGAAACAGGCTTTCCGTTTGACCGACAGCAGTCATCTTCTCACCCCAAGAAGCGTCTTGACAGTGTTGTTGATGGTGGTTACAGGAGTTGCTGGCTTGATGGCACAAACACCGCAGTATTATAACTATCAAAATGTTGGAGCTTCGAGTAATTCGTTCCCATTTGGCCAGAACCTCGGTAAAAAGGTACAGTGGCTGCTCCTTCCCAACGACTTGACCCAACCCGCTCCGTGTCCCCCGGGCAACAGCATTACGAAGGTGTACTTCTACGTGAGTGGGGCGGGCAGCAGAACGTTTACCGATTTCACCATCAGCATGGGACAAACCTCGATCACGACACTCCCGACCGGAGCGTGGTATGACGGCCCCATGCAGGTTGTTATGTCAGCCCCGTCGATTCCGCTGACCGGCGTCCTGAATTCGTGGATGAGCGTTGAGTTGGATACGCCTTTCCCCTACGATCCGACGCAGAGCCTCGTTATCGAAGTTAACCAGTGTGCATCAGCAGGTACCGGAATAAGCGTTCGTCAGAATGCACTCACAGGCTTCAGACGAAGTTGGTCCGGCACAACGACTCCGTGTCCATTCTTGTGGGGCGGGCAGGATGCAAGTATCGTAAACTTCGGTGTTGATGTTGTTCCGTCAGGAATTCCCGGCTGGACAACACAAACATCCGGTGTCACCACAGCGCTTTACAGTGTGAAGGCAGTAAGCGGTTCGGTTGTATGGGCAGCCGGAGCGGGCGGTGTTGTTCTCCGCACAACGGACGGAGGCGGAACATGGACGAACGTTGGGGGCGGCTCAATCGGAACGATGGATTTGTATAATGTAGACGCACTGAACGCAACGACGGCGTTCGTCACAGGAACTCCATCCACCGTTACATATCTCTTCCGCACAACAAACGGCGGTACTTCTTGGGACACCGTATACACGCAATCGGGCGGATTCCTCAACGCTATTCACATGTTCAATGCCTCGAACGGAATCGCGCAAGGCGATCCCGTAGGAGGTAAATGGACGATTATCCAGACTACTGACGGCGGCACAACGTGGGCCCGGATGGCAACAGAACCGACACAGGTCGGCACTGAAGCCGGATCAAATAACGGACTTGAAGCAATCGGGTCGACACATATCTGGTTCACATCAAACAGCACGCCGCCGAAAGTGTACAGATCAACCGACGGCGGAGCAACGTGGGATTCAGGCACACTGCCGGGTTCAGCAACGTTCACGGCCGGATTGGCATTTCTCAATACGCAGATTGGAATTGCGGGAGCCAATAACGGCACTGCCGCCCGTACAACTGACGGCGGAGCAACATGGAACTCCATCACGGTCGGTACCACCGGCACAATTTATGGCATGGCAAAAGCCGGAACGCTCGATTTCTGGGCAACGCGAGGAACAACAATCCAAGTCAGCAATGACCGCGGCGTCACATGGACTCAAGACTTCAGCGACGCAGCATCGGGCACTATCTGGCACATCGGTTTCGTCACCAGCGGCAACATTGCCAAAGGCTGGACTGTGACGGGATCGGGCAAGATATACGCATACTTCAACCCGATTAGTGTCCACGATCTTGGAATCCAATCTCTTGCAAAAGTCTTCTCGACTAACCGTCCCGCGGCAGCTATCAGCCACAGTATGAATGCCTCGCAACTTGAAACTGCGGGAGAAACTTCGTTTGACGGATCCGAACCATATACGGGAGCACTCACCATCACGCCGACTGGCTCCTTCTCCTTGGCTGATACTGTCGGATTCCGTGCCATCGTCAAGAATTTCGGCACGTTCAACGAATCGTCATACGAATTGCGGTGGCAAATTAACGGCGTAAATCAGCCCACAATCAACAGAGGCCCGATTGCAGCGGATGCT includes:
- a CDS encoding choice-of-anchor J domain-containing protein, which encodes MKKLAFFFLPLLIIGFDNLVHAGNPHAVYLYEGFNGSGIPAGWTQFRISGTQALWSIVGVGSNPTVPPYAGSGQAKFNSFDAPAGEQARLVSPAINLSTSVDPFLTFYLYHDDEYISSRDSIYVEISTADSVTGPWTPLLGARRPRSIEGWSNELVSLYAYRGINRVFLSLRGVSKYGNNMFADEFRIADSSFHDIGVSDLLPDNIPTTQPHVSVLSSFSDSRTAISANVKSIARYEEQLPVVALPFSPQLNIKAIVQNRGTFTEPSYAVGWRVNDTQQSPATGGVLEPRFGRDTVTFVWNDPTPGIHTLTAWTILSVDSNRSNDTARMTFQVLEPGTIFYESFNAGAFPPAGWSVINRDGGLLAPWFRGADTSAFPGFEGSGFAANNFQRANGTYLDDYLITPPVAGVGQPGLVDSLVFRTRSQFNQPPAANFPDSLMILVSTSGADTSHFTILLDYFSVPKTEWTRKAYSLSHHVPANSTVRVAFRYLLHDVQATTGSGDFVGIDAVQVIRSLPASVPNTRQGAQVFVLEQNYPNPFNPSTTIRFSIPQNGEVELKVFDLLGHEVATLVSEHLESGLHQAHFNASNLASGVYFYRLKQETRHITRIMTLLK
- a CDS encoding T9SS type A sorting domain-containing protein encodes the protein MKQAFRLTDSSHLLTPRSVLTVLLMVVTGVAGLMAQTPQYYNYQNVGASSNSFPFGQNLGKKVQWLLLPNDLTQPAPCPPGNSITKVYFYVSGAGSRTFTDFTISMGQTSITTLPTGAWYDGPMQVVMSAPSIPLTGVLNSWMSVELDTPFPYDPTQSLVIEVNQCASAGTGISVRQNALTGFRRSWSGTTTPCPFLWGGQDASIVNFGVDVVPSGIPGWTTQTSGVTTALYSVKAVSGSVVWAAGAGGVVLRTTDGGGTWTNVGGGSIGTMDLYNVDALNATTAFVTGTPSTVTYLFRTTNGGTSWDTVYTQSGGFLNAIHMFNASNGIAQGDPVGGKWTIIQTTDGGTTWARMATEPTQVGTEAGSNNGLEAIGSTHIWFTSNSTPPKVYRSTDGGATWDSGTLPGSATFTAGLAFLNTQIGIAGANNGTAARTTDGGATWNSITVGTTGTIYGMAKAGTLDFWATRGTTIQVSNDRGVTWTQDFSDAASGTIWHIGFVTSGNIAKGWTVTGSGKIYAYFNPISVHDLGIQSLAKVFSTNRPAAAISHSMNASQLETAGETSFDGSEPYTGALTITPTGSFSLADTVGFRAIVKNFGTFNESSYELRWQINGVNQPTINRGPIAADAVDTVTFQWNQAVNGSHTLKAWTVLASDSNPANDTSTISFNVGRVPGDTLYTFVVPNQIILGVAKIGSANKLAFTSGGQSSTIVEDNKWIVTDMYGSILDTTHLQVNPTTGQGFGFRDLAWDGRWLLTSDDTRMRRVDTTTFTEIASPIVTPINPNRGIAYMGPNRIWVSNFTTNPVTLFDTTGATIRSLGVPAVAPYGIAFDRWTSRTRGYLWYSEPSTTGGPVRLSKVDTTTGAILTTYNYASFTGTGVSGGLSIITDHPAYPNAVIGLLVAQRFPTSLLIAVYLGIDSTTVGVEEHGGQVPESFSLNQNYPNPFNPSTTISYGLPTASQVSLKIYNVLGQAVATLRDDIQGPGTYNVQWDNQGSSISSGVYFYRLEAKPVDGSTPYTGFRKMLLLK